The genomic stretch GTCGGCCAGCAGGACCACCGGCTGGTCGCTGACCAGGAGGTCGCGGTCTTCTGGCCCGAGGGCGTGGGGCTGGAAGATGAGACCGTCGCTGAGGAGGCGGTCGTGCCCGCCGAGGATCGCCAGCTCGCGCGCCCTGTCGGACTGCGTCTGCTGGATGGTGACCGCCCAGCCCTGGCGCTCGGCCTCGTCGACCACGGCCAGGGCCAGCTCCGCGAAGTAGTCGATGCGCAGAGCGGGCACGGCCACGGTCAGCAGACCGGTGCGGCCGGTCCGCAGACCCCGGGCGGTGACGTTCATCTGGTAGCCCAGCTCTCGCACGGCGGCCATGACCGCGTCACGGGTGCTCGGGGTGACGGGCTTGTTGCCGGACAGGACGTTGGACACCGTCCGGCTCGTGACACCCGCGGCTGCGCCGACGTCGGCCATGGTCACCGGTCGTCGCGGCGTCACCGTCATGGGCACATCAAAGCCGATCGGCCCTGATCACCTGTCCAGTCCACCGGGCCCGCCGGCTCCAGCGCACCTGCGGCGGAGCGTGCACGGGCGCGTCCCCGCCCCGGCGTCCGCCCACAGGCGGCGCCCTTGCTGTGCACCCTCTGGGAAGGTCCTCGAACGGACGCTGCACGGCGAGCCCGTCGCGCCGCGCCGTGTCACAGTGGGACTGCTGTGACCACTGATGCTCCCGCCGACCCCGTCGCGCCCCCCGTGCACCGCGAGCACGCCCGGGTGGTCCTCAGGCACGCCACCAGCACTCCCGGCGCCGCACGCCGCTTCACGCGCAACCACCTGTGCGCGGCGCACGCCGCCGACGCCCTGGACGCGGTGCTCGTCGTCGTCAGCGAGCTGGTCACCAACGCCGTCGAGCACGGCCAGCCGCCCGTGGTGCTGACCCTCATCTGCAACGTCGAGCAGGTGGTGGTGGGCGTGCACGACTCCTCCACCACCGAGCCGCGCCGCACCGAGGGCGAGGTGCCCTGGTACGCCGAGAGCGGCCGCGGCATGCAGCTGGTGGAGGGCCTGTCGGTGCACTGGGGCGTCAGCGACGAGGGCCCCGGCGGCGGCACCGGCAAGGGCGTCTGGGCCACCATCACCCTCGACCCCGCCTGACCCCTTCTCGCGCTGCCCGCAGCGAGCGCGGGAGGCGCGAGAGGGCGCCACCGTCAGGAGCCGAGACCCGCCAGCAGGTTGATGGTGGCGCCGAGGACGACCGCCCCCAACAGGAACGACAGCAGCGCGTGCCGCAGCGCCGCCCCGCGCATCGAGCGCGAGGTCAGCCCGGTGTCGGAGACCTGGTAGGTCATGCCGATGGAGAACGCCACGTAGGCGAAGTCGAGGTAGGACGGCGGACCGCCCTCGAACTGGATGCCGCCAGGCGCGTCGCCGTCGTAGTAGAGGAACGCGTAGTGCAGGCAGAACGTCGTGTGCACCACGAACCACGACGCCGCGACCACCACCAGGCCCAGCCCCGCGAGCAGGTCCTGAGCAGCGCCGTGCGCGCTCCCCGCCTGCACGAGCAGCCCACCGACGCCGACCAGGCTCCCCAGGCAGGCCAGCAGCAGCACGGAGCGGCTGGCGGGGCGGGAGGGGTCGTCACGCGTGGCGTGCTTCGCGGTCGCCGCGGCGTCGTACCGCGCGATGAGGCGCAGGTCGCGTGCGAGCACCACCGCCGCCACCACGACCCACCCGGCGGCGAAGGCCGCCGCGCCGGCCCCCGCCAGGACGGCGAGCCCTGCGACCACCGCCCCCGTGACGAGCGCTGCGGCCAGCCGTCGCGACGCGCGCTTCGGCCGGTCGAGGGTCTCCGCGTAGGAGTGGTTCACCACGGGCTTCGGGCTCACGCTCCGGAGGCTACGACTCGGACCTGTTCGTCCAGTGACTTGAGGAACCGATCGGGTGCGTGGTCGGATGGAGCCGTCCGACCTTCGACGTCGAAACGGATCCTCCGCCGTGCCCCCAGCACCTCCTGCACAGCCCCTGCGCGTGGCCGTCCTCGG from Quadrisphaera setariae encodes the following:
- a CDS encoding DUF1345 domain-containing protein, with protein sequence MSPKPVVNHSYAETLDRPKRASRRLAAALVTGAVVAGLAVLAGAGAAAFAAGWVVVAAVVLARDLRLIARYDAAATAKHATRDDPSRPASRSVLLLACLGSLVGVGGLLVQAGSAHGAAQDLLAGLGLVVVAASWFVVHTTFCLHYAFLYYDGDAPGGIQFEGGPPSYLDFAYVAFSIGMTYQVSDTGLTSRSMRGAALRHALLSFLLGAVVLGATINLLAGLGS
- a CDS encoding ATP-binding protein yields the protein MTTDAPADPVAPPVHREHARVVLRHATSTPGAARRFTRNHLCAAHAADALDAVLVVVSELVTNAVEHGQPPVVLTLICNVEQVVVGVHDSSTTEPRRTEGEVPWYAESGRGMQLVEGLSVHWGVSDEGPGGGTGKGVWATITLDPA